CAAAAAAAGTGCAAGGCAAATAAGATATGAGCGAAAAGATTTACAATCTCACAGATGAAGACTTCTCAGGACTAAAAGAGAAGGGGAGAGTATCATGACTGGTACACAACAAAAAAGCAGTGCCGATAATAAGCTATGCTCTATATGCGGAAAAAGATTCCCTGCAGCCGAGTTCTCTTACGGCCGGAGAGATAACAGGTCATACTGTCAAAAATGCAATAAGGAGGAGAAGGAGGCTTATCGGCAGGGAGGCGTTGAATCCGCTCGTGAATATAGGGCACGTAAAAGAGCAGAATGGAAATCGGCTTAATCAGATACGGCGCTTGGCCGAGGCTTTCTGAAGCTTTCATCCCCTGCAAGCGAGGCACAGGCTTAGAGGAGCGAAGGCATTAGACGATTCGAAAAAAAGTCTTGCGAAGAAGATTGCCCTTTGTACCTCGCATAATGGTCAGGTTACTCCGCGGTCTCAGGTACTGTGAGGACATATCATTTGTTATGTCCACAAATCACCTTTCTTATGAACACAAATCTCGGTCGTACTCGAACCCATCTCTGTCTAACTTTCCGGCCCGGTAAAATGAAAGGATTTTGTGAACAGTTGTCGGCGGCTGCTTCGTGGCCTTGGCGATTTCCCGGATCGACAGACTCGGGTTCTGTTCGAATGTCTCGATGATTTTCCTCTTGGCGATTGGTGCAAGGCCCTTTCTGCCGAGTTTCTTGCCCTTTCGCCTTGCATTGTCAATCCCCGCCTTTACACGCTCCCTTATGAGTTCCCGCTCGAACTCCGCCATGGCGCCGATTATATGAAACATAAGCCTCCCCTGAGGCGTAGTAAGGTCTAAATTGTCTTGAAAGGATATAAACCCTATCCCGAGGCCTGAAAGCTCATCCAAGGCTGTCACAAGCTGTTTAAGCGACCTTCCGAAGCGGTCAAGCTTCCAGACAAGGACAACATCAATCTGACGCTTTCTGGCAGCATCCATGAGACGGTCAAGCTGAGGACGGCGCTCTTTCGTCCCGGAGATCCCGTTATCCACATATTCGCCAGTGATGGTAAAGCCCCTCCTTTGGCAATACTCCCGGAGGGGTGCAAGTTGCAATTCCGGGTCCTGACCTTTGTCGTGGGTTGAACAGCGGGCGTATAATGCGGCTCTTTCCTTCTTCATTTTCGTTCTCTTCCCCTTTGCCATCTTAGGTACCATGGTACCTTGTTATACATATTATCAAATGCTTGATATGTTGTCAAGATAATAAGTTGCCTTGTTATCATATTCTGGATTAGAATGAGAATATGAAAAGAAAGAAGGTTAAGAAAAAACAGACAGGCGTTAGATTGGAGCCCGAGCAGATAAAGGCGGTCAAATACCTTGCCGTGGATACCGATCGCACGTTCACTTCTCTTGTGGCTGAAGCAGTTGATGACCTGCTAAAGAAGCATCAGAAGAAGACTAAGTAGCTCCCTGCGGCTCTCCCGGTGCATCTTTCGCCCCACAGGCGGATGCGGTTTCGGCTCTCGTGGCCGTCTTTAATCTCATCCTTGGATTCTTCAATGGCGCAGCACTGAGGAAAGGAACGGGAACTCCTGGGTTGCTCGGCATCATGTCTCCTGCCTTGCTTTCTTCTTGACTGTACTTTTTTTGTTCTTTATACTTTACCCATAGAGAAGCAATATCTTATCAAAGATTGATGTAGCCTATACTGATTTCAAACGCAATCGCCGAAAGGAGCCATAAGATGATATTCCTGGTTCACTTGCTCATCACCATGATTGCCATCCTGATCATCTCCTACGTTTTCCCTCAGATCATGAAGGCCGACAGTTTCATGGCAGCTCTGGTGGCGGCTTTCGTTCTGGGCATCGTGAACGCCGTCCTCCGCCCCGTCCTGGTATTCCTAACGTTGCCCATTACGTTGCTGACACTGGGAATCTTCCTGTTGGTCATCAACGGATTGATGCTCCTGATCGTGTCTGGACTGGTTTCCGGGTTCAGGGTGAACGGGTTCTCCGGTGCGATTCTGGGTTCTATGTTAATCAGCCTGGTGAGTTGGATTCTCTCCTGGGGCATTCGGCCCTGATGACGCTGAATTGCTGTTTATTTTCGCTGGAGACCTCTTTTTAATTTCCATTATATTAATCTCCGTTTCTACATAAACGCTTGATCGGTTCGATTCCCACGGACTATCAGTTTCCAAAAAAACCTTTGAGTATGTGGCAAACGCGCAACAGTGCGGACTCCAGGAAGTGGCCAAATCACTCTTCGGGTAAGGGTCTGATATCGGCTTCTGTGATGATACTTTATTCTTGTCCATTAACGGCCCCAGGTTGCCCCCAGACGTGTGTAGATTACTTCCTCCCTTCATAAAGCATGGAATGTGCCTTGTGTTTCTGCCAGTTCTTAATATAAGTCTTTGCGACCTCTCCTGATCGGAGAACGATAAGGTTCTCTGCATTTTTGTCTTCCGCAGCCTTCGTAAAGTTGAAGCTGCCGGTGATAACCACTTCCTTGTCTATGATCATTATCTTATTGTGAGCTATGGCGTGCTGTGAATCAATGTAGGTGAGAATACCCATATGGGCCTCCATCGACAATTAAGCGATCTGTGAACCCTCATGAAGTTGTAATGAGCAAAATATAAGGCCAAGGATGCCTTTAAGTTTTCCAACTTCTTTGAGAAGGCGTTAGTTAAGCGAGTGAATCTTCTTAACTGCATTCTCATGGTCAAATTGTGCCTTTCTACGTAGGAAGTAGAAATATGGCTTTCATCGGGATTGCCTTGTATGATCGTGGATATGACCTCAGATACCTTCGGTGGGGAATAGCGTCCAGGCCCAGGGTTCACAGAAGCATAAAGTTTTGTCTGCATAGCATAGTTGATAGCAAGCCCGAATTGTTCTTCAACGGCATTCAAGATTACTTCAAAGAATTATTGAAGGTGCATTAAACTCTCCATTATTTCCGCTCGACTATAAACAATTACTCGAATCAAATTAGGACACTACCAGCCTTCCCGAGAACTTGACACCCATGGTAAATGGTGATACGGTTAAATCAGAAGAAGTGAATGCCTTGGGACGGGTTAAGGCTTAGAATCAAGTTACATGGATCAGTGGCAGGAGTTGGATGTGGTGAGCAAGCCTCCAGCAGCGAGGAGGAAGCCTAAAGCATCTACCGAAGCCTCAACAAAAAAACTGTCTAATGCATACCCGGAACCCAAGGTGTTGCACTTCTTGTTTTATTATTCGACCGCTCGATACAGCCCGGGGACTAAGCAATATCGAAAAGCGGATGCGCAATAACTTGTCTCATGAGAGGTGTTTCAGGTATTCCGACCCTGCTGAAAGCAGTTTCCACCCATACGTGTCTCCCATGCTGCTCACGTAGCCCCGTTCTATCGGTTCACCCATAGCATCATTGAATGTTTCATCATCGATATCCCGCCACAGGTGTCTCTTTAGCAATACCAATTTTACGGACAGATAATCATCCCTCTTGATTTTGAAATACCCCCTGGGACAAGCTGGGGTCTTCCTTCCTATAATCTGTTATTAATGAAATTCAGGGTGGCATGATCATCACCTGTATGTGGGTAACACCCGACTACATTACACGAGCACTCTTTTGACGGGGCAAGAGTTTCTGGTTGAACTCCGATTTCACACCTTGACATGCAGCATTGGCAAACCGAGCCTTTGCCTTTTGTTCTCCCCCTTGAAAAGATCCGTCTTTCGCTCCGGTGTGTCCCCTCTCTCTCCCTCGTGCTGTGACTGGAGCTTCGTAGGCAGACTTGCGGCGTGTTGGATAGCGTATTTCCCGAAGCGCTGCGAGAGCTGATCAACGGTGTCATATATCCTCGACATCTTCTCAATGCGTGCCGTGTTATCAAAGAGTGTATACTGTATCTTGTCCTCTGGCATTAATCCTGAAAGGACAACACCAGTCTGCCGGTAGAGAACCCCGGTCTGGTAAAGACGCCTGAAGCCCTCACCCAAAGGCCCAAAAAGGTCTGAGGGAAATGCGGTGGGGTGGCTCAACTTCAATTCAATCCCTGTATCCCTGAACTCCTGAGTCCTGAGAAACACGATAAGCCGTGTCGCGGCAAGCCTGTATCTCCGGGCCTTAATGCAGGCGCCTTCGAGATTCTTTGAGATCTGGGCAAAGATAAAGGTCTCGTCGCACGATGCAGGGGTGAAGGTCTTTGCCTTGCTTATTGACTGGTAGGTGCTCTTCGTTTCCGTGACGACGGGATAGACTGACCTTCCGTTCAGTTCGTGCCAGATCTCCTGATAGGGCTTGGACAGGTGTTTGTCTATGAACGCTTGATCTTTCCGCGCAAACTGCAAGGCGGTCGTTATCCCGAACTTCATGAGGAAGGCCGCAGTGTTAGGGCCGATGCCCCAGACCTTTTCGAGCGGCAGTTTCTCCAGGTACGTGTGAATGTCCCTGCCGGGAATGAGCGTCAGGCCATGGGGCTTGTTGTGTTTTGAACCTATCTTCGCGAGGACCTTCGAGAGGCTTACGCCGACCGAGACGCCGATCCCAAGTTCACGCTCCACGGTCTCCTGCATCTTCCCGGCGATCATGCCGTAGGGGCCATGAAAGGACCTGCGAAGGCCGGTGAGGTCGACAAAGGCTTCGTCTATGGAGTATTCCTCCACATCGGGGGAGAAACGCCTCAATATCTCGAACATGCGGACCGAGAAGAGGCTATAGGTCTCGTAGTCTGAAGGAAGGATCACGGCTTCTGGGCAGACCTTCTTCACCTCAAAGAGTCTCATCCCCCGCTGCACTCCCCTGGCTTTGGCCTCGTAACTGGCGGCAGCAACGATCCCCCGCTCTTTGCCGGTTATGACGGGCTTCCCCTTGAACTCGGGATGTATGGCCTGTTCACAGGAGGCAAAGAAGGCGTCTGCGTCGAGATGAAGGATCGCCTGGGGCCAGGAGCGTACGGTTAGCGGCTGGAGTTCCATGGAGTCCTCATAATGAGATTACTTGTACTTCCTCACAACCGCGGTAACGACACCGGCGATCCTGAGCTCCTTCCTAGCCCTGATGGGTTTATAGTCGGGATTTGCGGGTATGAGGGCCACGCTCTCTCCCCGCTTCCTCAGGTATTTCATCGTCCATGCGCCGTCGACCTCGGCTATGACGATATCCCCGCTCTTCGGGGTCTGCGACTTGTCGACGATCACCATGTCACCGGGAAGTATGCCTGCCCCGGACATCGAGTCTCCGGACACCTTAAGGAGAAACGTTGCCTGGCGATTCTGTATGAGGAGATCGTCGAGGGACAGAGTGTCTGCCAGTTCCTCCTCCGCAGGGCTCGGAAAACCCGCTTCCACGGTCCCCAGTACCCTGACCGAGCCGGCTATGGACTTTGGTATGAGCCTTCCCTTCTCGTCTCTTTCAAGGATGCCGATATCTTCAAGTCTGTTGATGAGTTTAAAGACTGCGTTCTTCGAGCGCAGGCCTGCCATCTCCCCGATTTCTGAAAAGCTCGGCATCCTACCCTTCTCACGATAGAAAGCAGATATGTCTCGTATCCGGGACCGAAGTCTATCTTTCTTCACATTCACTGTCATGGTTTCATTATAGGTGAACGATAGTTCACTGTCAAGAAGGGATTGATAAAACACTATCCTTGATTCTAGACGGGCGCATTGGAGAGGGTGGGAGGGCTTTAGAGGGCCAGGGCACAGTCAGTCTGGTGACATCCATTTATTGATTCCGGAAGGAAAGCGGAAGGAAAAACTTACCCCTTGAATTGTTTTATTTCAAGGGGTTTAATGGTGGAGGCGGCGGGAATTGAACCCGCGTCCGAAAGCACTACTCTCAGGCTTCTACATGCTTATTCTGCCTTTTGGTTCTCGGATGATGGGCCGCCGGCAGAAGGGCTTTCCATTATCCCATCCCCCTTTGTCTTGCCACGGGTCCGGGAGAGATACCCGCGGCCAGCCTGCTGCCTTACGCTGCAGATGAAACACAGGCGATTCCAGTGCAGCGTGCTGCTATTGGTTAAGCAGCCAGTGCCAGTTCGTTATTGGCGTTTGTGTTTGTTTCCACCTTTTAACGTGGTGATGGAGCCACGGCATGCCACCTGAGCCTCATAACCCCCGTCGAGCCCTTTCGCCCCCGACTGATAGGCATTGCCCTAATTAATTATACCATGATTGACCGAACTAAGTCCTCCATTACGGCCATCATTCACCATCAAAGAAAGCCGCGCTTTGCAAGGCATGTGAAACGCCGGGAAGGTGAGGCATGCGAGTACTTCGGAAAGCAGGATGCCTGAAAATGGGCGAATCCGTTGTTCTCATGCCGACAGATTGGTGGTCGATTCTGGTATGGCCGGTCGGCGCCTAGAGCGACATCTTCTCAACGGAATTATGCGCCTGTATCGCATGTATAAGTGAAGCGCCGCCGCGGACGGCAGAGGCAACATGAACAGCCTCTGTAATGTGTTCGAGGCTCATCCCCTCTTCCAGGCAGCTCCTGGAATAGGCGTCGATGCAATAGGGGCACTGGACGGCATGGGCAACAGCGAGCCCTATGAGCACTTTCTCTCGTTTATTGAGGAGACCGGGTTCAAGGGCAGCGCCGTACCAGGCCATGAATTTCTGGAAAAGCTCTGGATTGTGCTTGCCCACCTCTCCGAACCGGTCGAGGTCTTCGTCCTTATAGTATTCTGTCAT
This genomic stretch from Thermodesulfovibrionales bacterium harbors:
- a CDS encoding phage holin family protein produces the protein MIFLVHLLITMIAILIISYVFPQIMKADSFMAALVAAFVLGIVNAVLRPVLVFLTLPITLLTLGIFLLVINGLMLLIVSGLVSGFRVNGFSGAILGSMLISLVSWILSWGIRP
- a CDS encoding DNA polymerase IV, which gives rise to MELQPLTVRSWPQAILHLDADAFFASCEQAIHPEFKGKPVITGKERGIVAAASYEAKARGVQRGMRLFEVKKVCPEAVILPSDYETYSLFSVRMFEILRRFSPDVEEYSIDEAFVDLTGLRRSFHGPYGMIAGKMQETVERELGIGVSVGVSLSKVLAKIGSKHNKPHGLTLIPGRDIHTYLEKLPLEKVWGIGPNTAAFLMKFGITTALQFARKDQAFIDKHLSKPYQEIWHELNGRSVYPVVTETKSTYQSISKAKTFTPASCDETFIFAQISKNLEGACIKARRYRLAATRLIVFLRTQEFRDTGIELKLSHPTAFPSDLFGPLGEGFRRLYQTGVLYRQTGVVLSGLMPEDKIQYTLFDNTARIEKMSRIYDTVDQLSQRFGKYAIQHAASLPTKLQSQHEGERGDTPERKTDLFKGENKRQRLGLPMLHVKV
- a CDS encoding ribbon-helix-helix domain-containing protein produces the protein MKRKKVKKKQTGVRLEPEQIKAVKYLAVDTDRTFTSLVAEAVDDLLKKHQKKTK
- a CDS encoding arsenosugar biosynthesis-associated peroxidase-like protein, with amino-acid sequence MTEYYKDEDLDRFGEVGKHNPELFQKFMAWYGAALEPGLLNKREKVLIGLAVAHAVQCPYCIDAYSRSCLEEGMSLEHITEAVHVASAVRGGASLIHAIQAHNSVEKMSL
- a CDS encoding recombinase family protein, whose translation is MKKERAALYARCSTHDKGQDPELQLAPLREYCQRRGFTITGEYVDNGISGTKERRPQLDRLMDAARKRQIDVVLVWKLDRFGRSLKQLVTALDELSGLGIGFISFQDNLDLTTPQGRLMFHIIGAMAEFERELIRERVKAGIDNARRKGKKLGRKGLAPIAKRKIIETFEQNPSLSIREIAKATKQPPTTVHKILSFYRAGKLDRDGFEYDRDLCS
- the lexA gene encoding transcriptional repressor LexA, which gives rise to MTVNVKKDRLRSRIRDISAFYREKGRMPSFSEIGEMAGLRSKNAVFKLINRLEDIGILERDEKGRLIPKSIAGSVRVLGTVEAGFPSPAEEELADTLSLDDLLIQNRQATFLLKVSGDSMSGAGILPGDMVIVDKSQTPKSGDIVIAEVDGAWTMKYLRKRGESVALIPANPDYKPIRARKELRIAGVVTAVVRKYK
- a CDS encoding phospholipase D-like domain-containing protein, translating into MGILTYIDSQHAIAHNKIMIIDKEVVITGSFNFTKAAEDKNAENLIVLRSGEVAKTYIKNWQKHKAHSMLYEGRK